From the genome of Bartonella sp. M0283:
AGGGGTGAAATTGACCGGATCCTCGGCATTGATACGACATTCAATCGCATGGCCCGAAAAGTGGATATCACTTTGTTTTGCCGAAAGACCTTCGCCGGCGGCAACCTGAATCTGTTCGTGAACAAGGTCAATGCCGGTTACGGCTTCTGTTACCGGATGCTCGACCTGAAGACGGGTATTCATTTCAATGAAATAGAATTCACCATGTTCATAGAGAAATTCGATTGTACCGGCACCGCGATAGCCTAATTCGGCACAAGCATTCGCCACGATCATGCCAATTTTCTGTCTTGCCTGATCATCAAGAACGGTAGAATTGGCTTCTTCCCAGACTTTCTGATTACGTCTTTGCAAAGAACAATCGCGTTCGCCAAGATGAATGGCATTTCCCGCACCATCGCCCATAACCTGGACTTCGATATGACGCGGATTTTCAAGATATTTCTCGATATAGACAGCATCATCCCCGAAAGCGGCAGCAGCTTCACTACGCGCGGTATTCAATGCAACCGACAATTCGTCACGTGAACGCGCAACTTTCATACCACGTCCACCGCCACCGGCCGATGCTTTGATGATAACCGGATAACCGATTTTATCTGCTACCTTATAAGCTTCTTCGTCCTCGGTCACACCACCATCAGAACCCGGAACAACGGGAATACCCAACCGTTTTGCGGTTTTCTTGGCTTCGATTTTATCGCCCATAATACGAATATGGGCAGCAGTCGGGCCAATAAAGGTAATAGAATGAGCTTCCAGAATTTCAGCAAATTTGGCATTTTCTGAAAGAAAACCGTAACCGGGATGGATGGCATCTGCACCGGTAATCTCACAAGCCGCAACAATTTGTTGAATATTGAGATATGAATCGCGTGAGGGGGGAGGTCCGATACAAACACTCTCGTCGGCCAGTCTTACATGCATAGCATCGGCATCGGCTGTCGAGTGGACAGCTACGGTTTTGATACCAAGCTCTTTACAAGCACGCAGAACCCTGAGTGCGATTTCACCACGATTGGCGATCAGGATTTTCTGAAACATTTAGCGATCCTGTCTTATTCAACAACGACCAGAGGCTCACCGAATTCAACAGGTTGCGCATCTTCCACCAAAATAGCTTTAACCGTGCCTGCACGGGGTGAAGATATCTGGTTCATCGTTTTCATTGCTTCGATAATAATCAAGGTTTGACCTTCCGAAACTTTTTGCCCGACTTCAACAAATGGACGAGCCCCAGGTGCAGGTGCCAAATAAGCGGTGCCAACCATAGGGGAAGTTACGGCATTTTTTGTCAAATCTTCTTTTGCCGATTCTGCGGGAGCAGGAGCAGCTGGTGCAGCCGGTGCTGCAGGAGATGGCGCGTAGACAGTTTGTACAGGCGCACCTGCATTTAACTGACGCGAAACACGGATGCGCAAGTCTCCTTGTTCAACCTCGATATCCGAAAGGTTGGTATCATTGAGTATTTCGGCGAGATCGCGGATGAGATCTTTGTTAACACCTGTGCTTTTGACGGTACTTGTTGTTTTTGTAGCCATCTCTTTCTTTACTCCTCGATCGTCGTGACCGCTTTCAAACTTCTATAACCGGAAAAGATTTCGCTCCGGTTGCCTTCCGTTGGCGCAATAGCCATGTCAGGCAGATAAAACTCTCTATCATGAAGCTGTAGCATTTTTAGCAACAGCTTGACACATAAAACGCTTATAAGCATGTTGAGAAAAAAGCGAAAGTGCAAATTCCTCAACTCAAGCACAGCGTCAACAAAAGTTTAATCTTGCGTGACATTACAGAAAAAATTATTGCTCTAGCAATGTAATTTTCTTCTTCAGAATATTTTCCCCAACTGCACCGACAAGAACTTCATTTCCCAAAATATAGCTTGGTGTGCCATTGATATCGAGCAAGTAAGCAAGTTTGCCGTTTTTCATAAAAACTTGCTGTATATCGGGATCCTTCATGGTTTGACGTAATTGTTTCTCATCAAGACCGAGTTTTACAGCAATTTTTATGGCTTTTTCCTCATTGGCACGTCCTTCGCTTGTCATCATTTGACTATGAAATGCCGCGAATTTCATTGGCATCAGTTTCATAAAGGCACGTGCAACAATATGCGCTTTAACCGAATCATCACCTAAAACAGGAAAATCCTTGAGCACGATACGTAAATCGGGGTCACCCTTTATAAGAGCCTGAATATCAGGATAGGACTTTTTACAGTAACCGCAATTATAATCGAAGAATTCGACTAATGATATTTTGCCTTTCGGGTTTCCCAAGATACCATCATCCGAAGAATTGAATATCTCGTCTTTCATCTCGGTTATTGTCGAAGAACGATTTTGAGTGGTCTTTTGCTCGATTTTGTTATTGAGCGCTTCCTGTACTTCGAGCATGACTTCCGGATTTTTTACGAGATAGTCCTTAACAACCTCGCGAATATGATCGTCTGAAGTCTGTTTTTTAACCGCGTCCGCCAATGCAGTGATAAAATTCGGATCGGTGAGAAGTGCATTTTTTATTTGATCGGTTGTATTGCTATTTGCTTCAACAGCCAAAGCCCCTTTATCCAGAGAGGCCGCTGATAAGAAAATCCCCATCATGCCTGCGAACAAAAAACGTTTGTTGATGAATGAGGGTATAAAATATTGCATTGATTGGCTCGCTTTATTCAAAACTCAGGTAATTGCGTGTTATTTTTTTAGTTGGGTTGTATTGAGAATATCTTGGGCGCGCAACCACTCGGCCGACCCGCGTGCAAGCTTCTGTTGGGCGCGCGTTGCAAAAATGCGTGCCTGCATACGATTGCCACTATAATAATGCATGTCGGCTGTTGCAAGATCGGCAAGTGCGACTTGTCCGCTTCTTCCGTAAGCGAGTGCAAGATAGCCATAGCCGGCAGCAAATTCCGGCTCTTTGGCGATTCCGGCACGTATTTCAGTTATAGCGATCGGAACGTTTTTGGGGTCATTTGTTAACAACAAAGCATGACCATAGCTTACACGCAAAAGACTGGAACCGCGCGGGTCAAGCTCTGCCGAACGTTTATAAGCGTTAGCAGCACCGGCAGGGTCATTTGCTTTAATGAGAGCGTCGCCCAACAATTCAAGAAAATAGGGGTTTTTCGGTTCGTCTTTTATCAGGTCTTTTACTTTTTCAACGGCATTTTTCGGGGACCCGCTCTCGACAGCCAATATTGCTTCGCCGTAACGGGCAGGAAGCCCGCGCGGATTATCTTTGAACATGCGGCGCAGCTCCGTGAAATGATCTGTATATGCTGCTATTTTTGCCCGAGCCATGTCGTGGCGCAGTTGTAACTCGGGCGAGTCTTTCTTGTCATAGTAAGGGCTCTGTTTGGCTAATGTTTCCAGAGCTGCAATACGTTCGCGGGGTAACGGGTGGCTCACTCTATAGGGGTCAACTTTTGCACCGGATAGAGCGAGTGCACTGGAAAAGCGCTCGAATGTTATCAACATTCCTTTTGTCGACTGGCCCGTTGCGTTAAGGTAATTAACTGCCGCTCTATCGGCTGCCGCCTCTTCACTGCGTTGATAATTGAGAAGAGTACGCATTGCTATTTCGTTACTTCCGGCAGCTATTCCCCCGCCAGCTCCGGCAGCGGCCGAATTACCGGTGGTGGCGCCGGCAACGCCAGCCCCAATTCCTAACAACATACCAATAACAGCCATGGTTTGAGCGCGCTTTATTTGTTCGCGCAAACGTTGCTGGTGCCCATTTGCCAAGTGTCCTGTTTCGTGTGCTATAACGCCGATAATTTCGTTAGGAGTTTCGGCTTGCATTAACGCACCGATGTTGACGAACATACGCTGACCATCAACAAAGGCGTTGAAACTTTGGTCATTGACGATAATAATTTGTATCTTGTTCTTTATGCCCGCGGCTTTAAAAATCGGCGTTGTATAATCGTATAATAATTGTTCAATTTCGGCATCACGGATAATTGGAACAGACTGGGATTGAGCTTGCGCAACATTCATAGATGGTGCAAGAACCAATATGGCAGCGAGACCGAAATGGGCCAAGAGAGTTATTGATCGTTTTATAAAAGACAACAATTTTTGTCTTGAAGTCTGCAACTCTATCTTCATAGATACTCCCCGGAGTGCTTCGAGCAGAGATACATGGTTTTTCATCGTTTTAGCCATGGCTTTCAGGCTTTTGTGCGGCACATGATTTGAATTTATACGTTTTTTTATGTGGAGACCAGTATGATTTGTCTATCGAAAAGAAGTGATGTCGATCCCTTTTTTGCAATGGACGTGCTTGCCGCCGCCAATAAAAAGCTGAAAGACGGTGATCCTGTTATTTCCATGGCAATAGGTCAGCCCGCTGCATCTTGTCCGATGATCGTCAGAGAAGCTGCCAAACGCGCGCTCAAAGATGGCCATATCGGATATACTGATTCGTTAGGGCTTGCACGTTTACGTGAAAAAATTGCCGCCTATTACGATGAATATCATCACCTTTCCATATCGCCTGAGCGGGTAGCTGTTACGACAGGGTCATCTGCCGCATTCAATCTGGCCTTTTTGACATTTTTCGATGTTGGAGAGCGAGTCGCAATAACGCGGCCCGGTTATCCCGCCTATCGTCACATTATGAAGGCGCTCGGGCTTCAGGTCGTCGAAATCGACACAAATGGAAACGGTTTGATCGACGTAGAAAAACTTGAAGAGGTGCATGCACATACGCCGCTTAAAGGTATTTTGTTCGCCTCTCCGAGCAATCCAACGGGGGCATCTATGAAACCGGATGACCTCAAAAACATCATACAATTTTGTAAAACGCACAATATTACAGTGATTGCCGATGAAATTTATCATCGGCTGAACTTTACCGGTCCCGATGTTACAGCATTGTCTTTCAGTGACGAGGTAACCGTTATTAACTCGTTTTCCAAATATTATTGTATGACAGGTTGGCGTATCGGCTGGATGGTATTACCTGAAAATGCAGTAAGAACAGTCGAGCGGATTTCCCAAAATCTCTATATATCGGCTCCCGAACTTTCTCAAATAGCCGCCATCGCGGCGTTCGACGCAACAGCCGATCTGGAAAAGATAAAAGATAGCTATCGTATTAATCGGGAACATTTGAAAAATTACCTACCTTTATTAGGGCTTAAATTGCTGGCGCCCATGGACGGAGCATTTTATGCTTATTGTGATGTATCAAAATATAGCAATGATAGTACAGAATTTGCCCGGAAAATGCTTGACGAAACCAATGTAGCGGCAACTCCCGGCGTGGACTTCGATATTGTGGAAGGAAAACGCACAATGCGCTTTTCCTATGCCGGGGCGCCTGCCGAAATTGACGAAGCATTGAAGCGCCTCAAAAACTGGCTGCTTTAATAAATATCGAAAAAATCAAAGCGGAACGTTGGGTAATATGTCAATTTATGACGGAGCAGAAAAACCGAAATTCGCGATTGCGCCGATGCTTGATTGGACTGACCGGCATTGCCGTTATTTCCACCGCTTGTTGACGAAGCACTCGTTGCTTTATACGGAAATGGTGGTCGCAGACGCTGCAATTTTCGGTGATAGAGAGCGGCTTTTGAAGTTTGATGCATGTGAACATCCGGTAGCCTTGCAATTGGGTGGCTCCTCGCCGGACAAACTCGCTGAAGCTTCGAAAATTGGTGAAGATTTCGGTTATGACGAAATAAATCTCAATGTTGGTTGCCCCTCGGATAGGGTGCAATCGGGTGCGTTCGGCGCTTGCCTTATGGTGCAACCCGATCTGGTCGGCAACATTGTTGAAAAGATGAAATCTGCGGTCTCTATTCCGGTGACAGTCAAATGTCGTATCGGTGTCGACGAACAGGATGTCCTTCCGGCACTTGATGATTTAAGTAAAGCTGTGTGGCAGAGTGGAGCCGATGCCTTGTGGGTACACGCGCGAAAGGCATGGCTTAAAGGTTTAAGTCCGAAAGAAAATCGTGATGTTCCCCCGCTCGATTATCAGCGTGTCTATGATCTGAAGAGGGAAAACCAGAGTCATTTCATAGGGATAAATGGCGGTATTCAATCAATAAATGAAGCTGTAGGTCATTTGAACCATGTTGACGGAGCAATGCTCGGGCGTTCTATCTATCACAATCCTTCTATTCTTTGCGAGGTTGACAACAAAATCTATCATGATGACCGGACACCATTGGCGGAAAGTTCGATCATTGAGGCAATGTGCGAATATGCCGATCGCCATATTAAAGGCGGTGGCAGGCTTTCACATGTTACGCGTCATATGATAGGCCTCTTTTCCGGTCGTAAAGGTGCAAAAAAATGGCGTCAAATCCTATCGACTGAAGCTACTAGTCAAGACGCGAATTCCTCGATTTTGCGTAAAGCTTTTTCCTATATTGAGTAGATTGGTTGAGAAACAACCCATTAAGAGTTATGGATGTTGTTGGCTTATCATGGTCGGTTCTTCGTAATTATCAATCAGCAAGAATGAGCCGGTCGCCACGCACTGAATAGCCCGAAAGGCGGTTGAGGAAACTCATTCCCAACAAACTTTCAGACAAGGCGCCAGGTTGGCTGACAAGTGCACGAATATTATCACGCTCGATATCGCCAACTTTCATCCGATCAATGATGACAGCGGCGGCATTTGTACTCCCGTTTGCTGTTTCGACCGAATAATTAAATCCCAGTTTGTTGACATCAATATTGGCTGCAAGGGCATCGTCATAGGTAAGAACCACTGCGGAAGCGCCGGTATCGATCGTAAAGTTCAAATTTGTTCCATTAATCGAAGCACGCGTGCGGAAGTGACCATTTGCCGAGCGTTCAAGAGTTACCGTTTTGCCATTTTCATTGTAACGGGTAAGAGGGCTTCCCGGAATGATTCCGGCTGTTAGCCTATGTGCTATATCCTGCAATTCGTAACGTACACTGTAAACGCTCATAAGTGCAAAAATGATAACACACCAAATTGCGATATTTCGCAGTGCATCGGTCAATTTTATCTTGGAACCGAGTAATGCCGACGTTGCTGCAAGACCCCAAATTCCATAATAACCCAAATAGGCAATCTTGTCGGTTGCGGCAGTTTGGAAATTAGAGAATGCCAATATAAGAATGACAATCAAAGCAGCAGCAGAGATAATAAACCAGAATGGTTTCATAACGTGTTCTCGCTCGTCAATACTGAATAGTGACATTCGTTAGAAAAGATTTACTGTGGCCAATAAAATAATTGCAAGACATTGTTCGATTGCTCCGAG
Proteins encoded in this window:
- a CDS encoding DsbA family protein, giving the protein MQYFIPSFINKRFLFAGMMGIFLSAASLDKGALAVEANSNTTDQIKNALLTDPNFITALADAVKKQTSDDHIREVVKDYLVKNPEVMLEVQEALNNKIEQKTTQNRSSTITEMKDEIFNSSDDGILGNPKGKISLVEFFDYNCGYCKKSYPDIQALIKGDPDLRIVLKDFPVLGDDSVKAHIVARAFMKLMPMKFAAFHSQMMTSEGRANEEKAIKIAVKLGLDEKQLRQTMKDPDIQQVFMKNGKLAYLLDINGTPSYILGNEVLVGAVGENILKKKITLLEQ
- a CDS encoding pyridoxal phosphate-dependent aminotransferase, which translates into the protein MICLSKRSDVDPFFAMDVLAAANKKLKDGDPVISMAIGQPAASCPMIVREAAKRALKDGHIGYTDSLGLARLREKIAAYYDEYHHLSISPERVAVTTGSSAAFNLAFLTFFDVGERVAITRPGYPAYRHIMKALGLQVVEIDTNGNGLIDVEKLEEVHAHTPLKGILFASPSNPTGASMKPDDLKNIIQFCKTHNITVIADEIYHRLNFTGPDVTALSFSDEVTVINSFSKYYCMTGWRIGWMVLPENAVRTVERISQNLYISAPELSQIAAIAAFDATADLEKIKDSYRINREHLKNYLPLLGLKLLAPMDGAFYAYCDVSKYSNDSTEFARKMLDETNVAATPGVDFDIVEGKRTMRFSYAGAPAEIDEALKRLKNWLL
- the dusA gene encoding tRNA dihydrouridine(20/20a) synthase DusA, coding for MSIYDGAEKPKFAIAPMLDWTDRHCRYFHRLLTKHSLLYTEMVVADAAIFGDRERLLKFDACEHPVALQLGGSSPDKLAEASKIGEDFGYDEINLNVGCPSDRVQSGAFGACLMVQPDLVGNIVEKMKSAVSIPVTVKCRIGVDEQDVLPALDDLSKAVWQSGADALWVHARKAWLKGLSPKENRDVPPLDYQRVYDLKRENQSHFIGINGGIQSINEAVGHLNHVDGAMLGRSIYHNPSILCEVDNKIYHDDRTPLAESSIIEAMCEYADRHIKGGGRLSHVTRHMIGLFSGRKGAKKWRQILSTEATSQDANSSILRKAFSYIE
- the accC gene encoding acetyl-CoA carboxylase biotin carboxylase subunit, coding for MFQKILIANRGEIALRVLRACKELGIKTVAVHSTADADAMHVRLADESVCIGPPPSRDSYLNIQQIVAACEITGADAIHPGYGFLSENAKFAEILEAHSITFIGPTAAHIRIMGDKIEAKKTAKRLGIPVVPGSDGGVTEDEEAYKVADKIGYPVIIKASAGGGGRGMKVARSRDELSVALNTARSEAAAAFGDDAVYIEKYLENPRHIEVQVMGDGAGNAIHLGERDCSLQRRNQKVWEEANSTVLDDQARQKIGMIVANACAELGYRGAGTIEFLYEHGEFYFIEMNTRLQVEHPVTEAVTGIDLVHEQIQVAAGEGLSAKQSDIHFSGHAIECRINAEDPVNFTPSPGLITHFHTPGGLGVRVDSGVYSGYRIPPYYDSLIGKLIVHGRTRLECMMRLRRALDEFVVDGIKTTLPLFRDLIGNEDIAKGNYDIHWLEKYLANKSASNS
- a CDS encoding TIGR02281 family clan AA aspartic protease, translating into MKPFWFIISAAALIVILILAFSNFQTAATDKIAYLGYYGIWGLAATSALLGSKIKLTDALRNIAIWCVIIFALMSVYSVRYELQDIAHRLTAGIIPGSPLTRYNENGKTVTLERSANGHFRTRASINGTNLNFTIDTGASAVVLTYDDALAANIDVNKLGFNYSVETANGSTNAAAVIIDRMKVGDIERDNIRALVSQPGALSESLLGMSFLNRLSGYSVRGDRLILAD
- a CDS encoding M48 family metalloprotease; translated protein: MKIELQTSRQKLLSFIKRSITLLAHFGLAAILVLAPSMNVAQAQSQSVPIIRDAEIEQLLYDYTTPIFKAAGIKNKIQIIIVNDQSFNAFVDGQRMFVNIGALMQAETPNEIIGVIAHETGHLANGHQQRLREQIKRAQTMAVIGMLLGIGAGVAGATTGNSAAAGAGGGIAAGSNEIAMRTLLNYQRSEEAAADRAAVNYLNATGQSTKGMLITFERFSSALALSGAKVDPYRVSHPLPRERIAALETLAKQSPYYDKKDSPELQLRHDMARAKIAAYTDHFTELRRMFKDNPRGLPARYGEAILAVESGSPKNAVEKVKDLIKDEPKNPYFLELLGDALIKANDPAGAANAYKRSAELDPRGSSLLRVSYGHALLLTNDPKNVPIAITEIRAGIAKEPEFAAGYGYLALAYGRSGQVALADLATADMHYYSGNRMQARIFATRAQQKLARGSAEWLRAQDILNTTQLKK
- the accB gene encoding acetyl-CoA carboxylase biotin carboxyl carrier protein; amino-acid sequence: MATKTTSTVKSTGVNKDLIRDLAEILNDTNLSDIEVEQGDLRIRVSRQLNAGAPVQTVYAPSPAAPAAPAAPAPAESAKEDLTKNAVTSPMVGTAYLAPAPGARPFVEVGQKVSEGQTLIIIEAMKTMNQISSPRAGTVKAILVEDAQPVEFGEPLVVVE